Within Vidua macroura isolate BioBank_ID:100142 chromosome 11, ASM2450914v1, whole genome shotgun sequence, the genomic segment agctTCTGCATCTGCTGCACCACGCTGAGCGCCTGCTGCCGGTTCAGGCATTCCTGGGGGATCATCGAGACACCTCAATCATCTGCTGTGTTTCCCTGCCACCCTGCCACAGCCTGGGAGGACCCTTCCAAGCAGACAGCATCTTTAGGGTTGGTTTGGATATCCTGCCCTAGACAGAGCTCCTTCCCATCCTGGTTGAGGTCTGACCCTGGCTCCGTGTCTGTTCCAGCCTCAGCCCCCACCTCCTGATCCTGCTCTGGCACTTGGATGCTGTGGAGAAGCTGCATGCCCTGAGTGCATTTAACATCATCTCACTGCTGAAGCCCCATGCCcctggccctggcagctccacaggtgctgtggctgtgctgtacCCCCCACTCCAGGCTGGTGTCGGGGTGCTGGGGTGTGAGAGGTGGGTGCTGAGCAGCCCAGAGAGGGAGATGTGctggggggctggaggggagggaaTGCGGGTCCTTACCTGGGAGCTGCCgaggggcagctgcaggatgcccagggccagccaggctggcagtgggATGAGGAGCATCACGCCGGGGCTGACTACAGGGGCAAGACGCTGACGGTCCGTTTCTGCTCACAGCCGTGTTCCTGCACTCACAGGGATTTATCCGCAGCCTGTGCCCAtgtgtttgttggtttttcccCTGCCTGAGGCCGAGCTGTAGGAAAGTTTCCCCTTGGCACTGGCTCTagcctctcccttcccttcccttccgttcctttccctctctgcaCATCAGAGGCTTTGGGGCCTTTCATGTCCCAGGGCCAGCAGATATCGGGGCCAGGCAGTGGCTGTCACGGTACTTACAGTGGTACTGGCGGTGCCGGGCTCACCACACGGCCAGTCCTGGCTCTGGGGCTCCCCGGCACGCAGAGATGCAGGATGAGGCTAATCCCGTGCACTAGCTAAGCCTGGGAAAGTCTTTTGGGAGAAAAGATGACTTTGGGGTCTGTGCGGGGGTTCTGCTCaccagtggggctggggctACTGGGAAGGGTAGCCCAGGAATGCTGTGGACTCACTGGACTCATCACAGCTTTGCTGGGGtgagctcagccctggctggagtTCAGAGGGGAaccccagggtgctgctgcagcctggagctggggtgCAGTTGGTGTTATGGTCTGCATTAACATAAGGGTCAGGGTTAATGTTAGAGTCAGCATTAGGGCTAGAGATGAGGattagggttaggattagatTTGGGGTCAGGATTAGAGTTGGGGTTAGGATTAGCGTTTGGTTTGGAGTTAGCATTAAGTTTAATGTTTTGATtagcattaaaataattgttagGGCTAAAGTTAGTTTTTTTTGTTAGGGTTAATGTTAGTGTTAGGACCAGTGCCAAGGGTTCAGATCCTTATTAGCAGGAGGGTTTGTATGAGAGTTGGGGTTGGCATAAGCATTAGTGCCAGGGTTCAGGCCAGGGTCAGGTTTAGGCTGAGGGAACTGAAGCATTTACAGCTGGGTTTATGCTGACACACAGCTCAACCCTAACAGCTGGTGAGGAGgatgctcccagtccctcctgcCTGTGGCATTTCAGAATCCTGAGCAGGGATGTCTGAAgccctcacctctgccctgtgccagggaagcaTCTGCCATGGGTTCTGtgagccctgtgctggggcagagctctCGTGGTGCTGTTGAGCctctcctgagcagcctgggctgtgggaCCCCTGCTTGGCTCCAGGTGCCCACCGAGACCCGGCCCCCTTGGGCCCAGCATctctcccgccgccggccccccGGCTCTCACGTCCTCCCACCATGTAGCCACACTGCCCAGCTCTCCGGAGCGGGTATTTGGCTTCCTGCCTGCAGCGGTGTGTGTTACCTCCCCGGCATGTTTAATTCatggggcaggaggaaggctggcagcaggggcccccttgctgccccagccccttgGCTTCCAGTCTCCCAGTGTCCCAGAGTGGGTGCCGGTTGCgacccctgctcctgctgccttcacAGCCCGACCCCggctgggcacggggctggggcagaggacGGAGGGCTGACCCCGCTGCGGGACATCCCGGCGGGGCTGCAGCCCGGGGCCCCGGGAGTTGTCTGCCACATTCGCTCCAGCGAGCAACTGTTTTGACAGAGCCATTACTCACCCGTCAAGCTTTTGTTCCTGCTGCCCAGCGGTGCCTGTCTGGAGTCCTGAATAGGATCAAATCCTGCAACCAGACACACGCACGCACGCAGGAGCGCGCGGCCGAGCTCGCCCcaaagccagggctgctgcGGGGCGGCTCGgctctccccagccctccctccgGAGCTtggggctctgctccccccaTCCCGAGACCTACATGAAGCTCTTGGTCCTGCTGGTTTGCAGCCTCCTGGTGTGGAGGGTGGGTGAGACGAGGTCGGATGCTCCAGAAAAGTTGTCCCCGCTGGCTCCGGGAGGTAACTGGTGGAGGGGCTGCCTCTCCggcggcagggctgggaggctgCTGGTTTGGGGGATGAGTGCACCCTAAGCACCGTCCCCTTGGGCCAGACCAGATGTGTGGGGGACTGGGTGGGTGATGGACACTCAGGAATGGCAGTGGGGGGCTTGGTGGGTGATAGGGGCTGAGGACAGAATGGGGCTGGGAGAAAGGGCATGGACTTGGTGATGGGATGGAgttggggggctctggggctggtgTTGCAATGGAACcagggggctctggggctgggaatgggatggagctAGTTatggaatggggctgggggtcGTGCAGCTGGTGATGGGGGCTAGTGATGGGTCTTGCCCAGTGGGGTCTGGATCCTGGCAGGACAGAGGCGGGGGGCAGAGGGGGTACATTCCTGGCAGCCTCAGCCCACCCGTGCGAGACAGGGGCCCAGCGGgatgcccccccccccccccctcggCCCCTTGCCCCTTTTGTGCTCCCAGCCCAAAagctctttcttctctcccctCAAGTCTCCATGGAGACCCGGGTGCCTTCCCGGTATCCCCGGCTGCGGTTGGACCCTTCAGGGGGAATTCCCACGGCCCTCTGAAGGGTCTGGCCACAGCCAGGGATACGGGGAGGGCACTTGTACCTCTCGGCCCCCTTGGCCCCTTCCCtatcccctgctgtcccccccAGCTCTCAGCACGAAGGAgaccttcctggtgctctcttTGCACAACAAGTTGAGGAGCAAAGTGCAGCCCCCTGCTGCCAACATGCAGAAGCTGGTGAGCCCCCTTGTAGGTCCCGTGTCCCCCACCTTCGATGTCACATCCACCTTCCACCCCATGCCTGGGGAGGTGGACAGCCCATGGATAATACACAGTAGTTTGCTTACACGCTAATGAAGCGGAAGAGCTGGCTGGTGTGGGGCCCCTGGGGAAGAGCATGTCACTGCCACATCCAGGGCACACCAAGAATAGGGCTGATCCCTTGAGGTGCCTTTtggtgtcccccgtgtccctctgAATTCTCCCAGTCACGCAaggacacagcagggctggtTCTTCGGAGTCCTTTGTGGGTCCTCCATTCCCCATGATGGCCCTTGATATTCCCCCACCACCTCACACCTGAACACACCAAAGGCAGGGCTGGTCCCTAGGGGGGTCTCCCATGTCCTGTGGTGgccctcaatgtccttccatCACCCCCCAGCCGCCCACACCAGGGGCAGGACAGGTCCCTAGGGGTCCCTTGCCGCATCACCCGTTGTCGAGCCTCTGATGTCCCCCAGTCACCTCCTGGACTGACTATCTTGGTGGTCCCCGCTCCCCCTGGGGCTGTTCCCTGGGTGGCTGATGCTCATCCCCGCAGGAGTGGAGCGAGGAGCTGGGGCGGCAGGCGGGGGCACGGGCAGCCAGCTGCCTGGagggccccgctccgccgccagccccacagctgggctggagcgAGGCGCTGCTGCCGGCGGGCGCGGGAGGCTTCGGGGCCGTGCTGGAGCTCTGGTTTGCTGAGGGACAGCGCTATGACTACAGGACCGGGCGCTGCGCCGGCAATGCCACCTGCCGCCACTACACCCAGGTGGGCATGAGGGGCACGGGGGGCAGCTGGGGACCGCGACCCCAGTGACAAACGCTCTCCCACAGCTGGTGTGGGCCACAGCGGGGCAGCTGGGCTGCGGCCGgcaccgctgccccggccccCACGGCCCCAGCGAGGCCTTCGCGTGCGCCTACTCGCCGGGGTAAGGGCTGCGGGGTGGGGCCGGGGCGTGGTGGGTGGGGCTGTGAGGGGGCGGGGACTTGCGCGGATGGGCGGGGCTTGGCGGTGTGGGTGGGGTCTCAACCAGGTAGGGGCATGGGTTGACCTATGGGATGTGCGGCGGGGGAGGGAGAGCTTGTCCCGGTGGTGGGTGGGACTTTGCACTGCAGTGGGTGGAGCTGGGTGATGTGGGTGGGGCTTGGAAATGCAAATAGGGCCGTGTTTTAGAAGCGGGAGGGTTTGGATGTTGTGGGCGGGGTTGTGTGTAGTAGTGAGCGGGGCTgagtgctgtggggacaggacCGAGCGCTGGAAGTGGGTGGGGCTGGGGAACCGAGGCAGGGCGGTGATTTAGAAATGGATACGGCTTTGCAAGGTGGGTGTAGGCCTGCCCCAGAAAGGGGTGTGGCTTGCCCGGGTGGGTGGGGCATCTTCCTCCAGCTGCCTGTGGGGCCAGGGGCAACTGGGAGGTGGCCGGGACGCCCATCCTGCCCTACAAGCAGGGACCCTGGTGCTCCCTCTGCACCGCTGGCCTCTCTGGCTGCTTCAAGTCCTGGGACCACAGCGGCGGGCTCTGCGGTGAGTCCCCCCTGTCACCATGGCCTCTGCATGACCCTGGTGGTGCTGCCTCCACCCCTGATGCCCCGCTGTCGCTCTGGTGTTTGCAGAGGTGCCCAGGAACCCCTGTCGCATGAGCTGCAGGAACAGTGGGCGCCTCGACATGAGCAGCTGCCAGTGCACCTGTCCCCGCGGCTACACGGGCAGGTACTGCCAAGGTGAGAGGGCGCCGTGCAGCCTCCAGAGGCTTGTgcgtggctgctgcagggcgTGCAGGTGCAGGGCATGCATGGGCACAGCCGGTGCAGTGTGGGCAGCGCAGCCAGCAcagggggcaggggctgccGAGCCCCCTGGCAGCTAATGCAGTGCTGTGCCCGCAGTGAGGTGCAGCGGGCAGTGCCTCCACGGAAGGTTCAGGAAGGAGGAGTGCTCCTGCCTCTGCGACGCGGGCTACGGAGGAGCTGAGTGCGGCAGTGAGTCTGCGccccctgcactgctgtgaTCCACAGGCAGGGGACCCCAAAGTGGGGCAAAGGATCCTCTGTGGGCCCATCTCTCCTGGCACAAAGACCCACCTGCTCCTGCTTGTGTCCCCAGCAAAGATCCATTTCCCCTTCCATGCCTGTGACGTGCGGATTGACAGCGACTGCTTCATGGTGTCCCCTGAAGCCGACACCTACTATGGAGCCAAAATTAAATGCCAGGTGAACTCCTGGGGTGCTCCGAGCATCTCTGGGCAGCTGAAAAGTGCTACCCACACTTGCAGTGCCTCTGGGCATCTCTCCTCTGcttggagcagtgctgggccACACAGGTGGGGCAGACTCACTCCCTTCCCCACAGGAGAAAGGAGCAATGCTGGCCCAGATAAGAAACCAGAAGGTTCAGGACATCCTGGCTTTCTACCTCAGCCGCTTGGAGATGGGTAACAGGGTGACAGACACCGATTTTGAGACTGGAAACTTCTGGATCGGTGAGAGACAGCAGTAGGCAGGGTGCAGAGCGCCCGGGGTGCTGGCAGACATGCCAACCCAGGTCCTGGTCTCCCAGGTCTCACCTACAAAACATCCAAGGCTTCCTTCCGCTGGGATGTGGGTGAGCCATCCTCCTTCACCAGCTTTGCTTTTGGGCAGCCAGACAACCAGGGGTAAGTGGATCTAGAGGACACCAAACTCGGTATGGTGTCACTGCTGACTGGCTTCACCACCATCCTGGTGGGACACAGGTTTGGGAACTGTGTGGAGATGCAAGCGTCAGCCGCCTTCAACTGGAACGACCAGCGCTGCAAGACCCGAAACCGGTACATCTGCCAGTTCGGTGAGTGAGCGCCTGGGAGCCCTCCTGTGCCTTCCTGGGCGTGCTGGGCCCTGGAGGTGCCaatcccctgctctgctgtgtctgtcccttgttgccagccctgcccagacctCTGTGTCTTTCCTGGGGTGGG encodes:
- the LOC128813034 gene encoding C-type lectin domain family 18 member A-like isoform X2, translating into MKLLVLLVCSLLVWRVGETRSDAPEKLSPLAPGALSTKETFLVLSLHNKLRSKVQPPAANMQKLEWSEELGRQAGARAASCLEGPAPPPAPQLGWSEALLPAGAGGFGAVLELWFAEGQRYDYRTGRCAGNATCRHYTQLVWATAGQLGCGRHRCPGPHGPSEAFACAYSPGGNWEVAGTPILPYKQGPWCSLCTAGLSGCFKSWDHSGGLCEVPRNPCRMSCRNSGRLDMSSCQCTCPRGYTGRYCQVRCSGQCLHGRFRKEECSCLCDAGYGGAECGTKIHFPFHACDVRIDSDCFMVSPEADTYYGAKIKCQEKGAMLAQIRNQKVQDILAFYLSRLEMGNRVTDTDFETGNFWIGLTYKTSKASFRWDVGEPSSFTSFAFGQPDNQGFGNCVEMQASAAFNWNDQRCKTRNRYICQFAQEHIALWQQDP
- the LOC128813034 gene encoding C-type lectin domain family 18 member A-like isoform X1, whose translation is MKLLVLLVCSLLVWRVGETRSDAPEKLSPLAPGALSTKETFLVLSLHNKLRSKVQPPAANMQKLEWSEELGRQAGARAASCLEGPAPPPAPQLGWSEALLPAGAGGFGAVLELWFAEGQRYDYRTGRCAGNATCRHYTQLVWATAGQLGCGRHRCPGPHGPSEAFACAYSPGGNWEVAGTPILPYKQGPWCSLCTAGLSGCFKSWDHSGGLCEVPRNPCRMSCRNSGRLDMSSCQCTCPRGYTGRYCQVRCSGQCLHGRFRKEECSCLCDAGYGGAECGTKIHFPFHACDVRIDSDCFMVSPEADTYYGAKIKCQEKGAMLAQIRNQKVQDILAFYLSRLEMGNRVTDTDFETGNFWIGLTYKTSKASFRWDVGEPSSFTSFAFGQPDNQGFGNCVEMQASAAFNWNDQRCKTRNRYICQFALPRPLCLSWGGRH